The nucleotide sequence TGAAAACGGTATGGGTGTAGAAAACGAAGCACGATTTATCAAAGAAGATGGCATGATCCACGATGATTATCGGATCGAATTTGTCCAATCTCATCTGAAATATGTCCATCAAGCCATTCAAGAAGGTGCCAATTGTTTAGGCTATCATATGTGGACATGTATGGATAACTGGTCGTGGACCAATGCATATAAGAATCGATATGGCTTTATTTCAGTAGACTTAGCACAAGATGGAAAAAGAACAATCAAAAAATCGGGTCATTGGTTCAAAGACGTATCAGATAAAAACGGATTTGAGGCTTAAGAAAGAATAGTTGAGAGCAAATGCGTGAAATTCTCCATTCTTACCATTTTGTGAAAAAGAAGTTCAATTATTTACGATCTTTTTCAACTTTTTTGTCTTTCTATTTCATTTTTTGTATATAATAGAATAGTCAAAATTAAATAGGAGTGGAGGAAAGCATGAGGAAAAAAAGACCGTTTCTTCTCTTTTGGTTATTCGGTTTTTTCTTACTGCTTATTTTATCCGCAGCATTTTCAGGAAAAATGACAGCAGATCTTGCTCAGAAAGAAACAGAAAAAATCGTAGCAAGCAAAGAATCAGTAGATAATTTCAAAAAAGAATTCTCAACTTATTGGTGGGCGGAGTATAAAATAACTGCCAATTACGAAAAAGGCGAATTGGACATTTATTTGCCAAAAGGAAAAGAAGAAAATCAATTTATTAATATCGATGACGTACTTAGTGCGATTTCTCTCAGACAATATCAATTTAAAGACAAGCATTTGACCGTTTTGCTTTTGACTCATGATGGCGACAAAGTAGCCCGTTTGAAAAATGGAAAAGTGATCACCGCTTATTCTGAAAAAGTAGACAAAAAAGTGGTCGCCGATCGTTTAGCGGAATGGAAAAAGACAAATGAACAAGTCAAGAAAACAACTGTCTCTTCTCAAAAAAACGAGTCGACAGGAACAAGTCCTTCAGATTCTGGCAGTGGACAAACGATAACGGGAAGTGAAGAAAATCAAGCCTCAATTATTACGAATGAGTCATCACAAGGACAATATCAATCCTATGGACAATGAAAAACAGAGGTTGTGAAATCAGCGTTTTGACCTGAGTATTAGAGAAACAAACGGCAAAATAGTTCCTCATATTTTGCCGTTTTTTGAGCTAATACCGAAGGTCAGCTGATTGAACACCGTGTATCAAGAGGTCTTGAGCCTGCCGTTTAACTCTGAGCCACAAGGAGCAATTTCAAAAAATAGCTCCTTATATTTTTCGTTTGGTTGGGCTTATTACCGCAGATGCAAGCTTTTGAACACCGTTTACCAAGAGGTTGTAAAATTAGCGTCCTGACATAATCTAATACCGAGGGTCAGCTGATTGAACACCGTGTATCAAGAGGTCTTGAGCCTGCCGTTTAACTCTGAGCCACAAGGAACAATTTCAAAAAACAGCTTCTCATGTTTTATAAATATTGTGACTTGTGGCCGAGGAGTTGGCAGGAGAACACCGTTTAAGGAAGAAGTTGTGAAAAAGCTGTCCTGCATCAAGAAATAAGGAGCTGCGACAAGAATTTTGTCACAGCCTCTTTTTTTGTACGAATACCGAGAAACTGGCTTTTGAATACCGTGGAGTGAAGCGGTCACCACAAGACTTTTATCTCTTCATTAGTTTAATCGCTTACATCGCAGCGGTTTTATGCTGTGAAAAGTGGACGGAATAATCTTTAGAAAGAATAAAAAAATCTTAAGATAACAACTTTTTTAGGAAATTTTCATTTTTCAGGAGCAAAATAAGAAAAAATGTGAATAGAGAGAAGTGATATACGTGACACAACTTAAAAAATTGTGCCAAAATCGTTTAGCAATCGTTTTGACAGCTGTTTTCTTTTTCTGGCTGAAGACGATCATTGCCTACTATGCAGATTTTTCATTAGGTGTGGAAGGTACGATCCAGTACTTTATCTTGTGGATCAACCCAATTGCGACTACCTTATTGTTTTTTGGCCTTTCTTTGTATATTAAAAAGCCAAAGCCAGCGTTAGCTATTCTTTTGATCATTGATATTTTAAATACGCTTTTGTTGTACTTGAATATTATTTTTTATCGGGAATTCACAGATTTCATTACAGTCAAATCTGTATTAGGCTTTTCGAAAGTGTCGCAAGGATTGTCAGGAAGCTCCTTTTCTTTGATGAAGCCCCATGATGTCATCTACTGGCTGGATATCGCTGTGTTCATTGGGCTACTGGTTTGGTTGAAGGTCAAGAAAATACCTATCAAAAGCAACCCTGTCGGCAAACCGATGGCTATCGCTGTTACCTGTCTTTCAGGGCTTATTTTTTCAGGAAATCTAGCGCTGAGCGAAGCCAACCGTCCACAATTGCTGCAGCGAACATTTGACCGTTCATATATTGTCAAATATCTAGGAATCGATGCGTATACTATTTATGACGGAATCAAAACAGGAATGACTAGCAGTGTTCGCGCGCATGCAAGCAGTAATGGGATTGATGAAGTTTTAGATTATACAAAGAAACATTATGCAGAGCCAAATCCCGAAACATTTGGGATCGCTAAAGGGAAAAATGTGATCGTTCTCCATTTAGAAAGTTTCCAGCAGTTTTTGATTAATATGAAGGTAGACGGACAAGAAGTCACACCGTTTTTAAATAGTATTTTCCAGAATCAAGCAACGATCAGCTTTGACAATTTCTTTCATGAAGTAGGACAGGGAAAGACAAGTGATGCTGAAAATATGTTGGAAACTGGCACATTTGGTTTACCTCAAGGCTCATTATTCACAGAACTTGGGTCAGACAATGTCTTTCAAGCCGCACCAGCGATCCTTGGACAAAAGCAAGGCTATACAAGCGCTGTTTTCCATGGGAATGTAGCTAGTTTTTGGAATAGAGATCATGTATATAAAAACTTAGGTTATGACAATTTCTTTGATCGATCTTATTTTGATGAATCCGACGAAACGTTAGGTTATGGGATATTAGATAAAGATTTATTCAGAGAATCTGCCCAATATCTTGAGCATCTACAACAGCCGTTTTACACGAAATTTCTTTCCGTAACCAACCACACGCCTTATTATACGGATGACAAGAATTTCGACTTTCCATCTTTGAATACTGGCAATAGCACAGTAGATAATTATGTTCGAACGGCACATTATCTGGATCAATCATTGGAACAATTTTTTACGTATTTGAAAAAATCTGGTATTTACCAAAATTCAATCTTTGTGATTTACGGGGATCATTTTGGGATCTCGAATACAGATAATAAAGATTTAGCAAGCGCTCTTGGTAAAGATCCAGATACATGGGATGAATTTGACAACGCACAGATGCAACGAGTGCCATTGATGATCCATATGCCTGGTTATACTAAAGGGACAGTCAATCATGAATACGGTGGAGAAATCGATGTTTTGCCGACATTACT is from Enterococcus faecium and encodes:
- a CDS encoding LTA synthase family protein, which codes for MTQLKKLCQNRLAIVLTAVFFFWLKTIIAYYADFSLGVEGTIQYFILWINPIATTLLFFGLSLYIKKPKPALAILLIIDILNTLLLYLNIIFYREFTDFITVKSVLGFSKVSQGLSGSSFSLMKPHDVIYWLDIAVFIGLLVWLKVKKIPIKSNPVGKPMAIAVTCLSGLIFSGNLALSEANRPQLLQRTFDRSYIVKYLGIDAYTIYDGIKTGMTSSVRAHASSNGIDEVLDYTKKHYAEPNPETFGIAKGKNVIVLHLESFQQFLINMKVDGQEVTPFLNSIFQNQATISFDNFFHEVGQGKTSDAENMLETGTFGLPQGSLFTELGSDNVFQAAPAILGQKQGYTSAVFHGNVASFWNRDHVYKNLGYDNFFDRSYFDESDETLGYGILDKDLFRESAQYLEHLQQPFYTKFLSVTNHTPYYTDDKNFDFPSLNTGNSTVDNYVRTAHYLDQSLEQFFTYLKKSGIYQNSIFVIYGDHFGISNTDNKDLASALGKDPDTWDEFDNAQMQRVPLMIHMPGYTKGTVNHEYGGEIDVLPTLLHLLGIDDKDYLHFGTDLLSSQHDQVVAFRNGNFVTPKYTVLGGKAYNNQTGEIIDTKAAGIDEEISKDQEKVKTALSLSDKLNQENLLRFYVPNGFETIDPKKYDYKNEAERNEAIEKQKGEHSTSVFSKNGNKTTTNLYPVTRTDVEQQKNNQ